A genome region from Leifsonia sp. Root112D2 includes the following:
- a CDS encoding ABC transporter permease — MSIAYIGLESARQLRNARGLIFTFAIPLVMLLIFGSAYGSGGAMDKTTGLPWVVVTTIQMAGYGGMMAALGQAFNIVTERSLGWNRQLRITPLSGFGYMVSKIVSALAVSLVSIVLLITVSVLVLGANLSFAGWAMAALGLWGGVIPFALIAVLIGQFAKPQFAQPLFTVVFFGMAIVGGLWIPLQIMPDWVSNVAQVVPSYWLNRLGQMGASLGGDILEPLLVLLAWTVVLSVFIVWRYKRDAARS; from the coding sequence TGAGTATCGCTTATATCGGCCTCGAATCTGCCCGGCAGTTGCGCAACGCGCGCGGCCTCATCTTCACCTTCGCCATTCCCCTCGTGATGCTCTTGATCTTCGGCAGCGCGTACGGCTCCGGCGGCGCCATGGACAAGACCACGGGGCTGCCCTGGGTGGTCGTGACGACAATTCAGATGGCCGGTTACGGCGGCATGATGGCCGCGCTCGGGCAGGCCTTCAACATCGTCACCGAGCGCTCGCTCGGCTGGAACCGGCAGCTGCGCATCACGCCCCTGAGCGGATTCGGCTACATGGTGTCGAAGATCGTCTCGGCGCTCGCGGTCTCGCTCGTGTCGATAGTGCTGCTCATCACGGTTTCGGTTCTTGTGCTCGGCGCGAACCTCTCGTTCGCAGGCTGGGCAATGGCAGCGCTGGGGCTCTGGGGCGGCGTCATTCCGTTCGCCCTCATCGCCGTGCTGATAGGCCAGTTCGCCAAACCGCAGTTCGCGCAGCCGCTCTTCACGGTCGTTTTCTTCGGCATGGCGATAGTCGGTGGGCTGTGGATTCCGTTGCAGATCATGCCGGACTGGGTGTCGAATGTGGCGCAGGTGGTTCCGTCGTACTGGCTGAACAGACTGGGCCAGATGGGTGCGAGCCTGGGCGGCGACATCCTGGAGCCCCTACTGGTGCTGCTGGCCTGGACCGTTGTGCTTTCCGTATTCATCGTCTGGCGGTACAAGCGCGATGCCGCACGCAGCTGA
- a CDS encoding sensor histidine kinase, whose protein sequence is MDAIARHPQSSTTPRTAPWRSWWSRAWASARNRNARGWYFGACFGLIYQVIMVISIWTSMTTLSQQLLATVLLVPFYAGFLLLPPMNWGERRSIRLTVVGLYWAYTLLFFPLLGADTFWLWILVGAVATTLCEEFPVVVTVIAVLVAVPLLYGFVTDFIDSTFIAAPIIFSVAAMMYGINVQIKSLRELKQAQGEMARLAVVEERARFSRDMHDILGHSLTVVTVKSELARRLVTLDPARAEEEIADIERLTRAALADLRSAVTGYRELSLSTELAVAQASLASANIQAHLPQSAETAAPDLREVFGWVLREGVTNVIRHSGAKNCWVELTRSTMEVSDDGRGLPPAGSTRSGAWEGEDCAGNGLQGLLERAAAAGARVSTGASAHGGARLLVERAGEAAVDRSGERANA, encoded by the coding sequence ATGGATGCGATCGCCAGGCACCCGCAATCGAGCACGACACCACGCACCGCCCCCTGGCGGTCGTGGTGGTCGCGCGCGTGGGCCAGCGCGCGCAACCGCAACGCTCGCGGCTGGTACTTCGGGGCGTGCTTCGGCCTGATCTATCAGGTGATCATGGTGATCAGCATCTGGACCTCCATGACCACCCTGAGCCAGCAGCTGCTCGCGACCGTCTTGCTCGTGCCGTTCTACGCGGGATTTCTGCTGCTCCCGCCGATGAACTGGGGCGAGCGCCGCAGCATCCGCCTCACGGTCGTCGGCCTGTACTGGGCATACACCCTGCTGTTCTTCCCCCTGCTCGGCGCGGACACGTTCTGGCTGTGGATTCTGGTGGGGGCGGTCGCGACGACCCTCTGCGAGGAATTCCCGGTCGTGGTCACGGTGATAGCCGTTCTCGTTGCCGTGCCGCTGCTTTACGGTTTCGTCACCGACTTCATCGACTCGACCTTCATCGCCGCGCCGATCATCTTCTCCGTTGCGGCGATGATGTACGGCATCAACGTGCAGATCAAAAGCCTGCGCGAACTCAAGCAGGCGCAGGGCGAGATGGCTCGGTTGGCCGTTGTGGAGGAGCGGGCCCGCTTCTCCCGCGACATGCACGACATTCTCGGCCATTCGCTCACCGTGGTGACGGTGAAGTCCGAACTGGCCCGCCGGCTCGTCACGCTCGACCCGGCCCGGGCCGAAGAAGAGATCGCCGACATCGAGCGGCTCACGAGGGCGGCGCTTGCCGATCTGCGCTCCGCGGTGACCGGATACCGCGAGTTGAGCCTCTCCACGGAACTGGCCGTGGCACAAGCCTCGCTTGCCTCCGCCAACATTCAGGCGCACCTGCCGCAGAGCGCTGAGACCGCGGCACCCGATCTACGCGAGGTCTTCGGGTGGGTGCTGCGCGAGGGGGTCACCAACGTCATACGGCATTCGGGAGCCAAGAACTGCTGGGTCGAGTTGACGCGCAGCACGATGGAGGTTTCGGATGACGGTCGCGGGCTTCCCCCCGCCGGCTCAACGCGCTCAGGTGCCTGGGAGGGTGAGGATTGCGCCGGCAACGGTCTGCAGGGGCTGCTGGAGCGCGCGGCCGCCGCCGGCGCACGGGTGAGCACGGGTGCGAGCGCCCACGGCGGCGCGCGACTGCTGGTCGAACGGGCCGGCGAAGCCGCCGTGGACCGGTCGGGCGAGCGGGCGAACGCGTGA
- a CDS encoding response regulator transcription factor: MSETIRLLLADDQALVRGALAALLDLEADLEVVAQVGRGDEVLDAVVQSGAQVALLDVEMPGLDGLSVASLLREHAPQCRSLIVTTFGRPGYLRRAMEAGASGFVVKDTPSSQLADAVRRVASGLRVVDPALAAESLASGSSPLTQRETEALLVARRGGSITDIARELHLSQGTVRNHLSSAIGKTGARNRSDAAAIAAENGWLL, encoded by the coding sequence GTGAGCGAGACGATACGGCTGCTGCTCGCCGACGACCAGGCCCTCGTGCGGGGCGCCCTCGCGGCGCTGCTCGATCTGGAGGCCGACCTCGAGGTCGTCGCTCAGGTGGGGCGGGGCGACGAGGTGCTGGATGCCGTCGTGCAGTCGGGCGCCCAGGTGGCGCTGCTCGACGTGGAGATGCCGGGGCTCGATGGCCTGAGCGTTGCCTCGCTCCTGCGTGAGCATGCTCCGCAGTGCCGCTCCCTGATCGTGACCACCTTCGGGCGCCCCGGCTATCTGCGCCGCGCGATGGAGGCGGGTGCGAGCGGTTTCGTCGTGAAGGACACGCCGTCGAGCCAGCTGGCGGATGCGGTGCGTCGCGTCGCATCCGGTCTGCGGGTGGTGGATCCGGCGCTGGCGGCCGAATCGCTGGCATCCGGAAGCTCACCGCTGACCCAGCGCGAGACCGAGGCGCTGCTCGTTGCGAGGCGCGGCGGCTCCATCACCGACATCGCGCGCGAACTGCACCTCTCGCAGGGCACTGTGCGCAACCATCTCTCCAGCGCCATCGGCAAGACCGGGGCGCGCAACCGCTCGGATGCCGCGGCCATCGCCGCCGAGAACGGCTGGCTGCTCTAA
- a CDS encoding SDR family NAD(P)-dependent oxidoreductase → MEFDGLTAIVTGGAAGIGAAVVERLLEGGANVAVFDLRIDGANPAAFAVEADVANDASVRAGVEAVVERFGGIDIVVNNAGIGAQGSVADTSDDEWMRVLNINVVGIARVSRAALPHLRRSASAAIVNTCSIAATAGLPLRAAYSASKGAVLSLTRAMAADHLREGIRVNCVNPGTADTPWVGRLLDSAADPAAERTALAARQPHGRLVAPQEIAEAIAYLASPHNRSTTGTSLAVDGGMQELRLRPVE, encoded by the coding sequence ATGGAATTCGACGGACTCACCGCGATAGTCACGGGCGGTGCCGCGGGCATCGGCGCCGCGGTCGTTGAGCGGCTGCTTGAGGGCGGCGCCAATGTTGCCGTCTTCGACCTGCGCATAGACGGCGCGAACCCGGCGGCATTCGCCGTCGAGGCGGATGTCGCGAACGACGCATCCGTGCGCGCGGGCGTCGAGGCCGTGGTCGAACGCTTCGGCGGCATCGACATCGTCGTGAACAACGCGGGCATCGGCGCACAGGGCAGCGTCGCCGACACGAGCGACGACGAGTGGATGCGCGTGCTCAACATTAACGTCGTCGGCATCGCTCGGGTCAGCCGTGCGGCGCTGCCGCATCTTCGCCGGTCGGCCTCCGCCGCGATAGTCAACACCTGCTCGATCGCCGCAACGGCGGGATTGCCGCTGCGCGCCGCGTACAGCGCCTCGAAGGGCGCCGTGCTGTCACTGACCAGGGCGATGGCGGCGGATCACCTCCGCGAGGGCATCCGGGTGAATTGCGTCAATCCCGGCACCGCTGACACGCCGTGGGTGGGGCGGCTGCTCGATTCGGCGGCAGACCCCGCCGCTGAACGCACCGCGCTTGCTGCGCGCCAGCCACACGGAAGACTCGTCGCCCCGCAGGAGATCGCCGAGGCCATCGCGTACCTGGCGAGCCCGCATAATCGGTCGACGACCGGCACGAGTCTCGCGGTGGACGGCGGCATGCAGGAGCTTCGGCTTCGCCCGGTCGAATAA
- a CDS encoding fumarylacetoacetate hydrolase family protein produces MKIARLGDVGNETPVLIDGERYLDVRGIVNEIDGDALASGALARIRDAADAGTLPELPGASTMRIGSPVARPSAIVCIGMNYAAHAAESGSLPPEIPIMFLKTPNTVGGPNDDVDIPRKSLKTDWEVELGVVIGKRALYLDSPADAAQHIAGYLVANDLSEREFQLELSGGQWSKGKSSPGFSPLGPWLVTPDEVDAGNLRLRSWVNGEPRQDSTTADLVFGIDHIIWHLSQFLALEPGDVVLTGTPEGVALSGRFPYLKAGDVVEIEIEGLGRQRQLFRQA; encoded by the coding sequence ATGAAGATTGCCCGACTCGGTGATGTCGGTAACGAGACCCCGGTTCTGATCGACGGGGAGCGATACCTCGACGTGAGGGGCATCGTGAACGAGATCGACGGCGACGCTCTCGCATCCGGTGCTCTCGCACGAATTCGCGACGCAGCGGATGCCGGCACCCTGCCCGAGCTGCCGGGCGCCTCCACCATGCGCATCGGCTCCCCCGTCGCCCGACCGAGCGCGATCGTGTGCATCGGCATGAACTACGCCGCGCACGCCGCCGAGTCCGGATCGCTGCCCCCGGAGATCCCGATCATGTTTCTCAAGACGCCGAACACCGTCGGCGGCCCGAACGATGACGTCGACATTCCGCGCAAGAGCCTCAAAACCGACTGGGAGGTGGAGCTCGGCGTCGTCATCGGCAAGCGGGCGCTCTACCTGGACTCGCCTGCTGACGCGGCACAGCACATCGCCGGCTATCTCGTGGCCAACGACCTTTCGGAACGCGAGTTTCAGCTCGAGCTCTCGGGAGGCCAGTGGTCCAAGGGAAAGTCATCGCCCGGCTTCAGCCCACTCGGACCGTGGCTGGTCACGCCCGACGAGGTAGACGCGGGCAACCTGCGTCTGCGCAGCTGGGTCAACGGTGAACCGCGCCAGGACTCGACGACCGCCGACCTGGTGTTCGGCATCGACCACATCATCTGGCACCTCAGCCAGTTTCTCGCGCTCGAGCCCGGCGACGTCGTGCTCACCGGCACGCCCGAGGGGGTCGCGCTCTCGGGCCGCTTCCCGTACCTGAAGGCCGGAGACGTCGTCGAGATCGAGATCGAAGGGCTCGGCCGCCAGCGCCAGCTCTTCCGTCAGGCATAA
- a CDS encoding FadR/GntR family transcriptional regulator, with protein MAVTEEAISTIKAMIVAGELKPGDRLPPEKELSERLGVSRNSLREAVKSLEFIHVLDVRRGDGTFVTSLEPRQLLEAMSFVVDLHRDRSVLEIFEVRRVLEPHAAGVAARLISDSELDALAASLASVDESTDVDRMVAHDLEFHRIISNASGNAYLSSLLDSMSGSTTRARIWRGITQNESVGRTLSEHASILKALREHDVEMTRAALVVHIGGIESWLRAAVEA; from the coding sequence ATGGCAGTCACGGAAGAAGCTATCTCCACGATCAAGGCCATGATCGTGGCGGGTGAACTCAAGCCGGGTGACCGGCTTCCGCCCGAGAAGGAGCTCAGCGAGCGCCTCGGCGTCTCCCGTAACTCGTTGCGCGAGGCGGTCAAATCGCTTGAATTCATCCATGTGCTTGATGTGCGTCGCGGCGACGGCACCTTCGTCACCAGTCTGGAACCGCGCCAACTGCTCGAAGCCATGTCGTTCGTGGTGGATCTGCACCGTGATCGTTCGGTGCTTGAGATCTTCGAGGTGCGGCGCGTGCTCGAGCCGCACGCCGCAGGGGTGGCCGCCCGGCTCATCAGCGATTCGGAGCTCGATGCACTCGCCGCATCGCTCGCATCCGTTGACGAATCGACCGATGTGGATCGCATGGTCGCGCACGATCTCGAATTTCACCGGATCATCTCGAACGCGAGCGGCAATGCCTACCTCTCGAGCCTGCTCGACAGTATGTCGGGCTCCACGACGCGGGCGCGCATCTGGCGCGGCATCACCCAGAATGAGTCCGTCGGCCGCACCCTGTCGGAGCATGCGTCGATTCTCAAGGCGCTGCGCGAGCACGACGTTGAGATGACGCGTGCCGCACTCGTGGTGCACATCGGCGGCATCGAGTCGTGGCTGCGAGCGGCGGTCGAGGCATGA
- a CDS encoding NAD(P)-dependent oxidoreductase, giving the protein MSLLVAVPDAAMLKRLGPLPAGVESTVWALGSDPVDDRFDLLVLPYMIPARALAGLAGQAATVVQGQMLGFDGVADNLPPGHIYCNAVEVHEAATAELVLALILAAQRGIPDFVHAADGGAWAHARYPGLAMQRVLLLGVGGVGRQTAQRLEPFDVDLVRVARTARRDEFGEVHGWSELEALLPTADIVVLAVPLNDSTRGLVDDAFLGAMKHDALLVNVARGPVVDTDALTRAVASRRVRAAVDVTDPEPLPAGHPLWKLPGALISPHVGGDVASMSRRMDRLVREQIALLLAGEQPRNVVVRS; this is encoded by the coding sequence ATGAGCCTGCTGGTTGCTGTGCCCGACGCCGCCATGCTCAAACGGCTGGGCCCGTTGCCCGCGGGTGTCGAATCGACGGTGTGGGCGCTCGGTTCCGATCCCGTCGACGACCGCTTCGACCTTCTCGTGCTGCCGTACATGATTCCCGCACGCGCCCTCGCCGGTCTTGCCGGGCAGGCCGCCACCGTCGTGCAGGGCCAGATGCTCGGATTCGACGGCGTCGCAGACAACCTTCCTCCCGGCCACATCTACTGCAATGCCGTCGAGGTGCACGAGGCAGCAACGGCAGAGCTCGTGCTCGCCCTCATCCTTGCCGCGCAACGCGGCATTCCCGACTTCGTGCACGCAGCGGATGGCGGGGCCTGGGCTCATGCGCGCTACCCCGGCCTGGCGATGCAGCGGGTGCTGCTGCTCGGCGTGGGCGGCGTCGGCCGCCAGACGGCGCAGCGGCTGGAGCCCTTCGACGTGGACCTCGTGCGCGTCGCGCGAACCGCGCGCCGGGACGAGTTCGGTGAGGTGCACGGCTGGAGCGAGCTCGAGGCCCTCCTGCCCACGGCGGACATCGTGGTGCTCGCGGTGCCGCTGAACGATTCCACCCGGGGACTTGTCGACGACGCGTTTCTCGGCGCCATGAAGCATGACGCGCTCCTGGTCAACGTTGCGCGAGGCCCGGTGGTCGATACGGATGCGCTCACGCGAGCGGTGGCGAGTCGGCGGGTGCGGGCGGCGGTCGACGTGACCGATCCCGAACCGCTGCCCGCGGGGCATCCGCTCTGGAAACTGCCGGGGGCGCTCATCAGCCCGCACGTCGGCGGCGATGTGGCGTCAATGAGCCGCCGAATGGATCGACTGGTGCGCGAGCAGATCGCGCTGTTGCTCGCGGGCGAGCAGCCCAGGAACGTCGTCGTGCGCAGCTGA
- a CDS encoding helix-turn-helix transcriptional regulator — MLDTSARLLALLSLLQSRPAWPGSQLADRLGVSPRTIRNDIDRLRTLGYPVDATRGSAGYYTLGAGATLPPLLLDDEEAVAVAIGLRTGTGVSGIRESSARALAKLEQVLPHRLRRQVAAIHDATSEAPENNGSNVDDPEVDAATLAQIATAIRDREWFRFEYRATESTPTPWESVPIASELIEGREHLIEPYRLVNWLRRWYLVGRDVNSGAWSTFRVDWTKPRMRTHRGFDAVPLPGGDYTSFVLRDVASTGWKVHARITVFAPAEEVLRRINATVGVVESINENSCVLVTGADSFEIIAVYIGMLGLDFRVTEPRELVRHLAVLSERYARASAAHDDVPGLLAREQQRDLLAHQSIHSAAH, encoded by the coding sequence ATGCTCGATACGTCCGCGCGCCTGCTCGCCCTGCTCTCGCTTCTGCAATCCCGACCGGCCTGGCCCGGTTCCCAACTGGCCGATCGGCTCGGCGTGAGCCCGCGCACGATTCGCAACGACATCGATCGGCTGCGCACGCTCGGGTACCCCGTCGACGCCACGCGTGGCTCGGCCGGCTACTACACGCTCGGCGCTGGAGCCACGCTTCCGCCGTTGCTCCTCGACGATGAAGAAGCGGTGGCCGTGGCGATCGGGTTGCGTACCGGAACCGGTGTCAGCGGCATCCGGGAAAGCAGCGCGCGGGCACTGGCCAAGCTGGAACAGGTACTGCCGCACCGCCTGCGTCGACAGGTGGCGGCAATCCACGATGCGACATCAGAAGCACCGGAGAATAACGGCAGCAACGTCGACGATCCCGAAGTGGATGCCGCGACACTCGCCCAGATAGCAACGGCGATCCGGGACCGCGAGTGGTTTCGCTTCGAGTACCGGGCCACGGAAAGCACGCCGACACCGTGGGAATCCGTACCCATCGCATCCGAGCTGATCGAGGGCAGGGAGCACCTCATCGAGCCGTACCGGCTCGTGAACTGGCTGCGGCGCTGGTATCTGGTCGGCAGGGATGTCAACTCGGGCGCCTGGTCGACCTTCCGCGTCGATTGGACAAAGCCGCGTATGCGCACGCATCGCGGCTTCGATGCCGTGCCACTGCCCGGCGGCGACTATACGAGCTTCGTGCTTCGCGACGTCGCCTCCACGGGGTGGAAGGTGCACGCCCGCATCACCGTCTTCGCGCCGGCTGAGGAGGTGCTGCGTCGCATCAATGCCACGGTCGGCGTGGTGGAATCCATCAATGAGAACAGCTGCGTGCTGGTGACCGGTGCCGACAGCTTCGAGATCATCGCCGTCTATATCGGCATGCTCGGGCTCGACTTCCGCGTCACCGAGCCGCGCGAACTCGTGAGGCATCTCGCGGTACTCAGCGAACGCTATGCGCGAGCGTCAGCTGCGCACGACGACGTTCCTGGGCTGCTCGCCCGCGAGCAACAGCGCGATCTGCTCGCGCACCAGTCGATCCATTCGGCGGCTCATTGA
- a CDS encoding epoxide hydrolase family protein, whose amino-acid sequence MTNTQSTGSTDIRPFRVDIAQGELDDLNERLARTRLPRVTPEENWDYGTPNGYLAETVEYWKDGFDWRAQEARMNAFPHYLTEIEGQTVHFIHVPSAEKTSTPLLLVHSYPGSFADFLDMIGPLTDPVAHGGRAEDAFSVVVPSIPGFGFSTPLVGAGWTMARAAHILDALMRRLGYESYGSHGSDAGAMISRELGLMNPAGYLGMHVLQLFSFPSGDPAEFEKLEPKDYAALEHMRWFQSVGGYNAINASRPQTVAVGIADSPVGQLAWSELFNSFGNGTSLVTRDQILAQVTLYWFTNTQATAGRYHYEEAHAGAEPAINAAPTGVAVFADDFTSIRSLAERDNSNIVHWSEFPDGGHFAAIERPDAVAGDIRAFFATLRAA is encoded by the coding sequence ATGACAAACACGCAGAGCACCGGCTCGACAGACATCCGCCCCTTCCGTGTCGACATCGCCCAGGGCGAGCTCGACGATCTCAACGAACGCCTCGCCCGCACCCGCCTTCCCCGGGTGACGCCGGAAGAGAACTGGGACTACGGCACCCCGAACGGCTACCTCGCCGAAACCGTCGAGTACTGGAAGGACGGCTTCGATTGGAGGGCGCAGGAGGCACGCATGAATGCGTTCCCGCACTACCTGACCGAGATCGAAGGTCAGACGGTGCACTTCATCCACGTTCCGTCGGCCGAGAAGACATCGACGCCATTGCTGCTCGTGCACAGCTACCCCGGCAGCTTCGCCGACTTTCTCGACATGATCGGCCCGCTGACCGATCCGGTCGCGCACGGCGGCAGGGCCGAGGATGCCTTCTCGGTGGTCGTTCCCTCGATCCCGGGTTTCGGATTCAGCACGCCGCTTGTCGGTGCGGGCTGGACGATGGCGCGGGCGGCGCACATCCTTGACGCCCTCATGCGCCGACTCGGCTACGAGAGCTATGGCTCGCACGGAAGCGACGCCGGTGCCATGATCTCGCGGGAACTCGGGCTCATGAACCCCGCCGGGTATCTCGGCATGCACGTGCTGCAGCTGTTCTCATTCCCGTCCGGCGATCCGGCCGAGTTCGAGAAGCTCGAGCCGAAGGACTATGCGGCGCTCGAGCACATGCGGTGGTTCCAATCGGTGGGCGGCTATAACGCCATCAACGCCTCGCGCCCGCAGACGGTCGCGGTGGGGATCGCAGATTCCCCGGTCGGCCAGCTCGCCTGGAGCGAACTCTTCAACTCCTTCGGCAACGGCACCAGTCTGGTCACCCGTGACCAGATTCTCGCCCAGGTAACCCTGTACTGGTTCACGAACACGCAGGCAACCGCCGGTCGCTACCACTACGAGGAGGCGCACGCCGGCGCCGAGCCGGCCATCAACGCGGCTCCCACGGGAGTCGCGGTCTTCGCCGACGACTTCACGTCGATCCGTAGCCTCGCTGAGCGGGACAACAGCAACATCGTGCACTGGAGCGAATTCCCCGATGGTGGCCACTTCGCAGCCATCGAGCGACCGGATGCCGTCGCTGGCGACATCCGCGCATTCTTCGCAACCCTTCGCGCAGCCTGA
- a CDS encoding DUF3073 domain-containing protein: MGRGRQKAKHTKIARELKSFSPDVNYGALERELTGHDHVDDQYAQWADYEPDSPSDDYAEELESHDEPKRA; this comes from the coding sequence ATGGGGCGCGGCCGTCAAAAAGCAAAGCACACGAAGATCGCACGCGAGTTGAAGTCTTTCAGCCCAGACGTGAACTACGGCGCGCTCGAACGCGAGCTCACCGGGCACGATCACGTCGACGATCAGTATGCCCAGTGGGCCGATTACGAGCCTGATTCTCCGAGCGACGACTACGCAGAAGAACTCGAGTCGCACGACGAGCCCAAGCGCGCCTGA
- a CDS encoding NAD(P)-binding domain-containing protein, with protein MSPSEMNTQVVIVGAGQAGLAVAYYLRRFELTPGVDFIVYDRGPDAGGAWQFRWEALKLGSAHRVNDLPGMSELGLSFETADRSLPAREVVADYYRRYEDHFGLQVRRPIEVSHVFNRGADLVVAHSSGETTTRALVNATGTWGAPFVPYYPGIDTFRGRHVHTSGYVSALQFRGQRVVVVGGGTSAIGFLLELEGVASELVWATRRPVDFRHESELSIEGGVAAVAMQDAAARAGRALPSIVSGTGVPLTRRNAAGVERGVLVERPMFTSIEEGGVRWPDGSFFEADAIVWATGFRPELRHLAPLKLREKAGGLTVESGAAWQDPRIFLAGYGPQASTIGANRAGRMVARQIMAQL; from the coding sequence GTGAGCCCGAGCGAGATGAACACCCAGGTGGTCATTGTGGGCGCGGGCCAGGCGGGCCTCGCTGTCGCGTACTACCTGCGGCGATTCGAACTCACCCCTGGCGTCGATTTCATCGTCTACGACCGGGGTCCCGACGCCGGGGGCGCGTGGCAATTCCGCTGGGAGGCGCTGAAGCTCGGCAGTGCGCACCGGGTGAATGATCTGCCGGGCATGAGCGAACTCGGCCTCAGCTTCGAGACCGCGGATCGCTCGCTGCCGGCACGCGAGGTGGTGGCCGACTACTACAGGCGCTACGAGGATCATTTCGGGCTGCAGGTGCGCAGGCCCATCGAGGTGAGCCACGTGTTCAACCGTGGCGCCGACCTCGTGGTGGCCCACAGTTCGGGCGAGACGACCACGCGCGCGCTCGTGAACGCCACCGGCACCTGGGGCGCGCCGTTCGTTCCCTATTACCCGGGCATCGACACATTCCGCGGTCGGCATGTACACACCAGCGGCTACGTCTCGGCGCTGCAATTTCGGGGGCAGCGGGTCGTGGTCGTCGGTGGTGGAACATCCGCCATCGGGTTTCTGCTCGAGCTGGAAGGCGTGGCGTCCGAGCTCGTCTGGGCAACGCGCCGGCCCGTGGACTTTCGCCACGAGAGCGAGCTGAGCATCGAGGGTGGCGTGGCCGCCGTGGCGATGCAGGATGCTGCGGCGCGCGCCGGTCGCGCCCTGCCCAGCATCGTGAGCGGCACCGGTGTTCCGCTCACCAGACGTAACGCGGCGGGCGTGGAGCGCGGGGTGCTTGTGGAGCGGCCCATGTTCACGTCGATCGAGGAGGGTGGCGTGCGTTGGCCCGATGGGTCCTTCTTCGAGGCGGATGCCATCGTCTGGGCCACCGGATTCCGCCCGGAACTGCGACATCTGGCACCGCTGAAGCTGCGCGAGAAGGCGGGCGGACTCACGGTGGAGTCGGGGGCGGCGTGGCAGGATCCCCGAATCTTCCTGGCCGGCTACGGCCCCCAGGCGTCCACGATCGGCGCGAACCGCGCCGGCCGCATGGTGGCGCGCCAAATCATGGCGCAACTCTAA